In Rutidosis leptorrhynchoides isolate AG116_Rl617_1_P2 chromosome 6, CSIRO_AGI_Rlap_v1, whole genome shotgun sequence, the DNA window CTTCTcaacatataaaaataaatgtCGAATTTTGAAGATGATGGATGGGAAATTCCTTCTAAATGTAGATGATTCTAACATCATTACCTAGGTTCGCAACACACTCAACCTGTATTGCTTACAAGTCACACTCATTTTGGTGCCGACCCAGTCGCCACCATCTCCCCAACCTACTTATCAAAATCGTCAAAAACAAAAGCTGCCAGCTtcctttgaacaaagctcaacaaaCACAGGCCCAATTAGAACGATCCTTAGTATCAGGCCCAACAAACGAAGGCTTACAAGAACCTTCATTAGATCTAGGCCCGTCAAGCGCAGGCCCACAATTGGCCCAAAACCCATCAGCCTTCGAATTCTTGTCCACAAACCCGAACTCCAATAACTGGAGTCTGGAGTAATCAAAGGTAAAATCCAGCACCACATCCATCAGCTATTTTCATAGTGTCTACATACATTACATACGTGGACCCACTCACCTGCAACAATCCAAACCCATAAACACAACAACAATGGCAGCTGCTTCTATTAGATCGTCGCCGCTATTCACAGTTCCTCCATCTCAACTCAACAATCACCGAGTTTGTTTTATACACTTCTTCAATTCACAATTAACATCTCCTTTCTAACTTATATTGCTCTAATTACTCAAAAGAGTTTTGATCAATTAATACACCTATCTTTAttctatgtatgtatatgtatatgtatgtactgTATAAAATTAATGACGAAGAGTAAGATTGAGCTGCAGAATTAGTGAATTGTATAGTAATTTGAGTTTAAAACTTCATGAATTTGATCGCAATATGTTATTTGTCATTGCGCTATTTTTTCTATACCTACAGAAAGTGATTATGTTTTTTTCAGTTCTCTTAAATTATCTCATATAGGGTTAGAAAATACAACGGAAACATAATGAAGTATATGGAGAACaattaatgaattctgatgaaattACTGGATTACCTGTATCAAATTTGGTAATATCATTCCATTTTGAACTAATAGTGTAAACTCTGTTGTAGTAGAACAGTTATAAGTTGAGAAGTAGTTTCTTTAGGATATTGTGTGTTTAATTGTACAAAAATACCCCTTCTTTCGTAAAACTTATCTTACAAAACTGGAAAATCACAAAATGTGTTCAATTCAACCATCTCCCATTTAGCCGAGTGGTTACCTCTCTTCCGGGTTTCtgtgaggtctcgagttcgagtctcaACTGGGGATTTCATAATGCAATTTTGGTTTGCTATTGATTATGGAGTCCTCTAGAGGCATCGGTGTCTGAGCTTGTCCTATGGGAGTTGTTCAAGGGATGCTTCCCAAGGGTGGCTGCAGAGCCTGTCCTATGGCAGTTGTTCGGTGGAACATCCTTGACATGTGGAACGGATATAATTGGGCGGTGGGAACTCCTTTGGTGCCCATCAGTGACTTCAATCTCGTTGTTTAAATAAAAATAGGTTCAATTCTATAGAAaagtagaaataaaaaaaaaaaaaaaaaatagaattctTTTTGTGACCTAACTCCCTTTATGAACAAGAGGGAGTTAATGCCTAAAATTTTCTAATTTAACAAGATTTCCTCTATACAATATATACATAAGTGTTGATTTGGATTTATCATTataatttagtttttagaatttttcATGACATTTTAGGGGGCTGCTAGCCTTGGGCCTACAACTGCTGGTGTTGTAAGTGACCGTAGTTCAGTGTTGCTGGGTGGAAAATTGGTGTTGCGCTGTTCAAAGGACGATAGGATGAATGTGAGTGCATCAGTCGTTGTTGATGGGGTAGCTGAAAGTCTTAGTGGTAGGTATTGGTAATTCATTTTCACTATATCTCGCCTACGTGGCGTTGTATATTGTTGCTGTATTGGAAATTTGTTTGTACATTAATTAATAGAACTAGTATTGCTATGGTATGTTCATGGGTTGATTTGATGCCAGATTCAATCTCCGAGATAGATGATAGGGAACCAAGTGTATCAACAATATTGATGAATTTTGAGAATAAGTTTGATCCTTATTCTGCAATGAGCACACCTCTATATCAGACAGCTACATTTAAACAGGTAGTCTGCATTAGAAAAAGGTTTGGAAATTGTCGCTTAGTAACCATAAGTTTTCAGTTGATTATTTTAAAATTGTGAGTTACAGCCTTCATCGACTGAAAACGGCCCATATGATTACACCAGGAGTGGCAATCCTACACGTGATATGCTGGAAAGGTTCAAGCTCTAATTTTGTACACTAATGTAAAATTAGACTTCATTAATGCTTAGTTATATAAATTTTGTGCATTTCATATTTTCAGTCTTCTTGCAAAGCTTGATAAAGCAGATCGAGCATTTTGCTTTACCAGTGGAATGGCTGCTTTAGCTGCAGTCAGCCGCCTAGTAAAAACCGGTTAGCTAAACAAACTTTATCTCGTTAGTTACACTATACTCgcacatcatattattattagtctaTTAATGTTACTCTATCCCACATAGGTGATGAAATTGTTGCTGGAGAGGACATATATGGTGGTTCCGATCGATTACTGTCACAAGTCGTTCCAAGAACAGGAGTCTTGGTTAAGTTAGTACTTACCTTATAAAACacaattattttatatgtatatccataactatataattaatttaagatttaatttGAAGGCGAGTTGACACGACTAACCTAGATGAGGTTGCTGCTGCAATTGGGCCCCAAACTAAGCTAGTATGGCTTGAGAGTCCAACCAATCCACGAATACAAATTTCTGATATTCATGTACGTTCTAATTTAGTGTTGAATTTACCtctttattattagcattataatataaatatgggTTAAGGCTACCAAATAGCTTTATACTTTTATTTTtcttccaatgtaggctatatacccagaAAAATACTAGTGTAcctcacatactttcaaaaagtgttctaATGTAGGCTATTGGTGACCGGTTACCTGCGTATGCAGTCCCTAGGGCTAACGGACATTAACAAGAAGCATTCATAGATCGAATTGATTAGAGTTTTGGGTTCCTGATTACTCCTTCAAGCTCGTGTTTCAGATCGTGTTAAAGTTCATATCTTAACAGCATATCGAAAAGTCAAAGTTTATGAGATTTTGGTCAACAATTCAATTGGATCGTTTCTCGAATTTTCAGGTCTTGATTTTAGTTCACGAGTGTTAGGTGATGGAATTAGAACAACTTTCATGAAGAAATCGTATCCTAAAAACGCCTAAATGTTAACGTCCGTTAGCTTCATGACTGCACACGCGAGTAACCGTTCACCAATAACCTACATTAGAGCAGTTTTTGAAGGTATGTGACCTACAATGGTATTTTtctgggtatatagcctacattagaacaaaaataaaagtataaaactatttgGTAGTCTTAACCctataaatatttaataataatatataatatatataaaggatatgatgGCTTTCTATTTCAGAAAATAACAGAGATTGCTCATGCGAATGATGCTCTTGTCTTAGTTGATAATAGTATAATGTCTCCTGTGTTGTCTCGACCCTTGGAACTAGGAGCAGgtttttataatattatatattcttttGGTTACGGTTATGATTTATGCATCTACAGTAATAACAATATTGTCGAAATTTTCAGACATTGTGATGCACTCGGCTACAAAATTCATTGCTGGACACAGTGACGTCATGGCTGGAGTGCTCGCTGTTAAAGGGGAAAGGTTTGTGTATTTTGTGATCGTTCCTTTGTAAATTCTGGAACTATCcagcatatattatacaattaaagtACAAATGCATTTGCTTATGAATTTTCTGTCTGGTATTACATAAATAAAACAGGCTGGCAAAAGAGTTGTATTTTCTACAAAATGCAGAAGGGTCTGGGCTGGCACCTTTTGATTGTTGGATCTGTTTACGGGGAATCAAGACAATGGCTTTACGTGTTGAGAAGCAACAAGTAATATTTCACGCATACCTCTTCTACTAAATAAatcataaataaaaaaatataccaAGTTTGTGGGGTCTGATTAATTCTATAGGGAATTATGTTTCTTAAGGTTTCTCAGTTTAAGTTCAACTCCGTGAACTGTTGAACTCAGTTTGTAAGTCCCGTGTAGCAATAATGATGATGAGAATCTATAATTAATCTGAACTAtcttatatatctgtattttagtATTCTTTTCTTACGAGATACATAACTGCTGTTAAACTACGGTAACTAACTGCGGTAAAAAGGTGTTTATATAAAAGTCTATAATTTTGGTTGAGATCTTGTCTTCTTGTATAAACTGCAAAGCCATATGACAGGATATCTGAGTCCTTCTCTTTATATGTCCCGACATAATTTCTCTCAGTTCGTGTTGCAAGTAATGATTCATATCatgtatttatattgttattagtattgccCAAGGCTATCAACTTATGTAACTGGACAAAACATTACATCTTAGTTGTTGTGTTGAAATGGATTATACTAAATAAACAATGTTGTTTCCCCATTTTattatctatttttattttatgaCAGTATTTTGTAATTTTTGGTAGGATAATGCACAGAAGATAGCTGAATTTCTGTCGTCTCATCCTCTGATAAAGAAGGTTAATTATGCTGGTCTTCCTACCCACCCTGGACGCTCATTGCACTACTCTCAGGTATTAATCTTTTGATAAAGAAGTTTCTGAAAGCCGTAagttataaaataaaattttattttattttttatatttatttttttttggcaGGCAAAGGGAGCAGGATCGGTCCTGAGTTTCTTGACAGGGTCGTTGGCTCTTTCGAAGCACATAGTGGAGACTACCAAATACTTTGCCATAACTGTTAGTTTTGGTAATCATTTTCTTCTTTTGATATTCTTATTTAATTATCTAATAGTTTCTACTTGAAATTTATATGTTGCAACTGATTATCCTGAACGTGTTTTCCATTTTGTCAGGGAGTGTAAAATCGCTAATAAGCATGCCGTGCTTTATGTCACATGCATCTATACCTGCAGAAGTTCGTGAGGCCAGAGGTCTAACAGAAGATCTCATCCGTATCTCTGTTGGCATTGAAGATGTGAATGACTTGATTGCTGATTTGGACTATGCACTTAGAACCGGTCCTATTTAAGGTGTTGGCTATATTATGTTTCGATGTTGAATTGAACAGTGAATCGGATATAGTTCACGTGCCCTGTTTTATTCTCTTGGTTAGTTTAAGACGAGAACCCTGTGTTACATTGTAGATAGGCCTTCTCATTTGGATTAGATTTGATGATTTTTAGGGAATCGTCAACGAGGAGCTAAAGAAACTACAAATTCAAGTAAAACGTACACGAATAATTGTGGGTTCACTCTGATTTACTACTTTGTGAGTTATTATGTCATTGTAATATTAGTCGTGTTTATGTTTCTGACCATTATTAGTGTCCCAGTTTATTACTGATTAAGTAAGAGAGTTTGAGGTTTAATTAACCTTTACTACCTTAATTTTTTTGGGTTGATCATAGTGTGGTTAATCTTAGTTTCAATTCAAATCAATAGTCTACTTACCGTATACTCTGGTCTACCAAAATCCAGCAGAGAAGATCAAGTGTAAGTTAGATTTGAACCTAACTTAAGATTTCGAGAAAGGCAACGCTTTATACTTGAGCTGTAAAGGAAGACAAAATGTTTAGGGCTCACTCGAATACTCGATGAATTTCTACTTGATCCATCTACTTAATGGTAGATATAGACAACCTAAATGGATAAATTAGTAATCCTTTGAATAAATGTATGTTGTTTGATGATGTTAGTCAACATCCATTTTAATGGTTTAGGCATAGAGGCAAACGGAATGTTAATTAGAATCGTTGGGTTGTTAAGCAGTTGTAATTATAGATGCACAAAAACCGGATCCGGACTGGATCCGGATTTAAAAAAACCGGACAAAAAAAATCCGGAATTTTCCAAATCCGGATCCGGTTCTCGGGGTCGGTTTTTTTCGGAATAGGATTTTTTTCGGATCTCGACCGGATTTTTTTCGGACTAAGATCTTTGTCGGATTTTGATTTTTACCGGTTATATTTTTACCGGTTAGATTTTTATAACTTTtgaacaacaataatataatcaatataaacaaaaGATATAACGCTTAAACaactataaataatataattataatttataacgcttaacactataaataatataaataacaacatttttatttaaatgatataaataacaataacaacacaTTTTTTTGAACGATACAACTATAAGTATACAAAAGTTAATACATTATTCaagcttcggcatggccatcacccgaTAATGTATTACGAGCAAAGTATATCGAGCTTCGGCATTGCCATCACCCATTATACATTACTCGTCTTGCCTTCGTCGTTCGTAATATTGTTCACTTGCTTCAAATTCGGGGTCATCAACCGCAAATTTTCGTTGGTAATTTGCAATATATTCGTCCATGTTAATGGGTTTATATTCATCTTCCTCCACTTCGGTCTCGGTATTTCCTTCGGTTGATGAAGGTGATAATCCCGCTTCCATTTCTTCCATCTCTATAAAGTCTTCAACGTCATTATCTAACGGACATTCTAATGACgtttgatcttgtatcctatctaccccgtccaaataatccttcaaacatacgcatactaccacggcttggggggtaagtcttgaccttctttccgaAATAATTCGACCGCTAAGAGAAAAAGCCGATTCGGAAGCTACGATTGAAGCTTGAACGGCTAATAAGTCACGAACCATAGCGGATATTATTGGATAGGTGTCTTCTTTTGTTTTCCACCAAGCCAAAACATCAAAGTTGTGAAATTGATCGGGATTCATGTTTAGTGCAAAGTTTCCAATCTTGTAATTtcccaactcgcttgtgggtgccgaTGTTCGGGCACGTTTCGAAGCATCTTCACGTAATTGGTTAAAAAGACTAATATTAAGGTCTCGGGCCCTTCGAGAAGATGATCCGCTCTTAAATTGGTCAACAATGGGGTTTGCTTGTCGACCATAAGTTGTTGCATAAATTGAAAATAATTGCTCAAAGGTGTTATTAAATTCGTATATTTGGTTGCTTATATAGTTGGGGTCGGCGTCTTCGGGACCATGAATACAATCTAAATTTTGGTATATTGTTGTCATCAAAAGTTCCACCCCGTTAAAATTGATTTTCGGGTCAAGTGCGGCCGCAAATAAAAAAACTTCAGGTATTGTTccaaaatatttttttagttttttttcctTATGTGAAAAACGGTTTGTCTAAAAATACGATTATTTGAGTTCGCAAATTCGTTAATTTTTCCGTCATTATATAAAGTTGTTGTAAAACTAGTGAGCTAGTTGGGTAATAAACACCCGAAACTTTTGTTGTTGcctctttaaaaacttgtaaaaaatttgTTAATGCTTCCAAGTCATCCCATTCGTCGTTATCAATCGGTTCAGAATATCTCTTTCTAATTAGTCTATTATTAAAACCGATTAAAGTTTCTTTTTGTCGTAATATATTTTCAAAcataagacaagtagaatttcacctagtattattatcaaaataaggaccTAACCAAGTGCCATTACAAGTTTTAATGAAACTTTTATAGTTTTTATGTCGTTCGTTGCTCGTACGATATATCGTTACTAATAATTTTCTAAATTTATCTTTTAGTGCACTACAATAAGTTAAGCAATCTTGAACGGCCAAGTTTATAATATAAGCAACACAACGTGTATGTAAAAACGCACCATTTAAAATCGGTTGCATTCGTATTTTTAACATATCCATGGCGCTAGTATTATTAGAAGCATTATCTAGCGAAATAGTAAAAACTTTATCGATTAAATTATATTCAATCAAAGTGTCTTGTATAATTTTTCTTAAATTATTACCATTATgcggataagcaaataatttaaaaGCGATAGTCCGTTTCATTAATAACCACGAATCGGGATGAAACCAATGagcggtaacggctaaataagaatttgcCGTTCCGTGTGGTGCGAtccaaacatcacaagttatagaaactttatgtttatatgttcgaaaaccttcaattatatcatttttagctTTTTTCCATAATTTAAAAGCGTCACGTCTTAAAGTAGTACGACTTACATTGTTATAACGCGGTTGTAGTCGGTTCCGAATTAGCTCCGTAAGCTTtggattgtcgaagtggttgaaaggaagcCCTTGTTGAATGACAAACCGTACCAAATCTTCACGAAGAGCTTCTTGATCGTGGAAAAAAATCGAACCATCCCGACCAAGTGTAGGTTGTGTCGGGTCTTCTTGAACGGCTCCTTTACAACTTTTTTCAAGATGTTTTCTTAACGTAGAGTTACCCGAAACACCTAGGAACTTAAAACATCTCTTACAACGAGCTCTTTCTTGATTATCGTTCATCACGCACAAGTCGAAATTAGACCAAACATCACCTTTTCGACTCGAATTTTTGATCATACAAACATCGTTGTTGGTATAACGTTGTGAAGATGTTGCAACGGAAGCGGAATCGGAAGCGGATGCTTATGAATTATCCATTATAGGATTAGTAAGTAGAGTAATTATAGTGTAATTATAGAGTATTTTGTGAATTAGAGAGATTAGAGAGAATTAGATGGTGTGCTTTCAACCAAAACCCAATAACATCTATTTATACTACACTTGTAGGGGTAAAATGGTCCATAAAATatcaaaaaactgcaaaaaaaaaaaaacggtccAAAATACATGAAAACggctatttttttttttgaaattcgaAGCAGCCTAAAAAATACGGATTTTATCCGGATAAAAAAATCCGATTTTTATCCGGAAAATATCCGATCCATTTTGAACGTTGGGATCCGGTCGGATCCGGATCGGATCCAGGAACCGGTTCCGGTTTTGACACGAACCGGATCCGGTTCTGACACGAACCGGATCCTGTCAGATCCGGCTCTggatttttttcgggttttttttcgGATTTAAAGCCCACCTAtagtttttttcgggtttttttcggATCAGGTTTTTATGCCCACCTATAGTTGTAATTGATTTTTTTTAGGCTCCATAGCTCCTTGCTAGAGGGTCACGTTTTACTGTTGGAAATATGTTTTCGGGTTGGCTAATAGTTTGACAGTGGTACATATATTTCGAAGGTATGCCCatgatattaaataatataaagtccatttatcctattcggtcacacacaaaggccaatcgttaattgtttgatataccttctaatcgaaaattaatttattaatcatttgttaatggtttaataaattaaataagttttgagattaatttaattaattagttaattcattaactagtaattaattaaatgatatgcATGAAAGCTACTAGCTAATGTGTCATGCATGCATGAAACCTACTAGCTAATGTGTCATGCATGCATGCTATATAGAGACATGTGTAACTTGCATGCATGAAAATCTCATCTTTAAAAGGAAGAAGAACATGCAAACTCAAGAAGTCTCTACTACTCTTTCCTCTCTTCTTGATCACTAAAATAACTAGTTCTATAAGGTGTGTTTTGGTGATTATGAAAGTAAGAAGAAAGGATTCGTTAAAGTAGAAGGTACAGATCGAACAAGGTTGAAACTTTGGGTGCCTACCGTTTAGAGAAACTCTTCTTTGGGTTGTCAACTCCGATCTTCAAaagggctacaaaggttgtaatctaaaCTTATCTTGTTCATTATATTTTGTTTGCTAAAAGTTTTTGTACATGGGTCCTTggtagagtatgattttgtaatatttttaaaaatgcttccgctcgctctttgtttgtatcatactccaacagtggtatcagagccatatTGTACAAGTTTTTAGCAAACTTTTTCTTGTGATATATAGTTTTGATGGATGTATTGTGCATGATTCGTGGAGATGATTATGCATAACAAGCATGCAAAAAATATATCAATATTTATGTCTTTATGTTTCCTAcatactaatttgaatcttgggTTTTGGCAAAATTAAATGAGTTAATCTTTTCTAAAAGTTTTTTTTCCAGCATAAACAGTCTGTCAGACTGTTTCGAGGTTCAAAACTCAGTATTTTCGTATGAGACCAATTGCATtcgaaagctaactgaaagaacttaaatttgaaaaaaatttcgtcgaaaacggattagaaatgagtaagatatgaccatttaaagttgaGTGTTGAATCTGCCAAAATCATTTCGAAAATTGGAAAagtaacttgcatgttgactaaAAGAGATTCAAAATTTgagaaaataaagtacataaattcaTTTCATGTTTTTCATGAAAtaagaaaatgtaatttgtttattATAGACTTTAGGATgcaaatctccaacatgttttatttcacttaatatgtttgtttggatggttttggcatgaaaaccatacttacaaaatatgaagtgggtttacatacatatgttatgtaaacaaggattgattattattataagtgccattaaatgttgtttaaatcaatccttatcgaaacatgttatatGAAAATGGACGGTTGGGACTCCATTTGTTATGTGTGGTTGTTATATGTATTCGGTAGTATATGCCTCTATTCaacccttgtgtggatgtttggttgtgttgtttaatttattatttattcaggatgaatgtaataatttattaaacgacttgcatgtcgtattCTATTTTATTGTATTTGTAATAGCATAGAAAATAGAATAGATATTTTATAAATGTATACAAAGCAAGTGCAACCAAGATTGGAATCACGAAGAtaatgttcacaaggcggcccatccgagcatataatggagatggcggttttagtgggagcctattctcacacaaggtttatgtccctagttgaccttGTTTTTACGTGTGTTGACTCACCGAAAGAACGCATAGGATTTGAGGCATACTACCGATATTgcgtgttatgattattattgttttattatttgtctatgccatgctagctagaaaattgtTTTAAAACAAAAGGACTATAATCATATAAAACGGTTTGGTTAAAAATGGTTTAACAAACGCATCACGCAATACtaaattagcaaatgttttaaaatggtatAAAACTACTtctgctaaaagaaaacaaaatcccgttttaaaatgtaaactttacgctatccatgagtagtaTACACATCTGAACCTTCTACCTGTTacagttcgcgatacccgagagtcttggaccGGACTTTAATTGGGTGCTGGGAAAGGTGAGGTAattttcgcgatacccgagagtcttggaccggatttcacgtgtatctatcacggacggtttacaatctaAACTTGTGGTTTGTGCGCAAACCCGCCACAAAAGAGGATTGGcatagaagggattaaacatgccaagtgataTAATGGATATCATTGAATCCCGCAGAAATCTAAGAGTTTCATAAtagatgaaattggtaatatagttacctacctaaatagcttatgattaGCGATCTGCGCCAAACCCAtcgttaccataagtgaaatatggattttagccttgttaattataattgtttgaatattgaacacttgggtaattattttaacaaggattaaacatgTCAAACTAACttatacaacttactttaaaataTGTCAGATGTCTACAACAAATACAAATCCTACTccatcatcaatcactaatttctgccttaaagggctcctcgaaaaggacaagcttacgggcttgaactacatggactagcttcgcaacctaagaattgttcttaggatggaaggaaagatcagggctatTGAGGAACCCCTACCGGCAGAACCAGGaacgagagctactcaagcggctagggacgagtatGAAAAACGTCATTctgagtctaatgaggtagcatgcttaatgttggcgaccatgtctccagagctctaaaagagcatggagagcttagggtcgtatgacatgctCAATCAATTGaaagacatgttccaacaacaagcaaagcaagaacggtttgacaccgtgaaagctctcgtatgtTGCAAAATGGCAACGGGTAGTAGCGTTAGTGTCTATGTACTACAAAtaaaagggtacatagaccggttggagcgccttggttttCCCATAGGTCAAGAGCTTGCAACAGATTTTATCCTGAACTcactgactagtgcatatgaagggtTCATCATGAACTACAATATGAaaaatatggagaaaacaatcatggagctccatggcatgttgaagACTGCTGAGACAAACATGGCCAAAGCTAAGCCCGCAACTACCGTactagccattcgtgaaggtgggatcaagaagaagaaaagCAAAGCAAAGGGCAAAGACAAGGGTAAGGGTAAAGTTGACACGTCCAACTTCAAGCCCAAACCTAAGGGCGTTGCTAACTCTTATACTTCAAAGATTTCGCAAaacaagtctcctgaagaagcaagatgcttccattgtggggataaaggacattggaggcgcaattgttctaagtacttgaaggaacttaatgaactacgggccaAGGGTgtcgccgtaccttcaggttttttcatgattgaactaaacaatacttctatttctaattcctgggtattggacacaggatgtggtactcacatttgtacaaatgtgcagagactcacaagaagtaggaagctgaagaccggagaggttaatctaatcatggggaacaagaacgttgcctctgttgatatgattggagaatacaagctcACTTTTGATTTTGGTCTATGTATTGTTTtgtctaatgtttgctacagtgccgaaatggcaagaaacattatatcttttgatgctttatttaatgaagGCTTTGATTTTAGTTTTGATAGTGGATCTATACTTGTTTACAAGAATGGAATATTTTATTTCAAAGCTAGTCCTTGTAGAGGTATCTTGGAAACCACaataaagctaaatgatagttcaatctataatgttgattcatccaaagatggtTTAGATAAAatgtatctatggcattgtcgtttaggccacataaacaagaaatgcatagccaaactccagtcatgaaaggacccgtcctaattcatctggacgaatacattacatttggttacatcgcgaggtacttgacctctatatgataca includes these proteins:
- the LOC139852137 gene encoding cystathionine beta-lyase, chloroplastic, producing the protein MAAASIRSSPLFTVPPSQLNNHRGAASLGPTTAGVVSDRSSVLLGGKLVLRCSKDDRMNVSASVVVDGVAESLSDSISEIDDREPSVSTILMNFENKFDPYSAMSTPLYQTATFKQPSSTENGPYDYTRSGNPTRDMLESLLAKLDKADRAFCFTSGMAALAAVSRLVKTGDEIVAGEDIYGGSDRLLSQVVPRTGVLVKRVDTTNLDEVAAAIGPQTKLVWLESPTNPRIQISDIHKITEIAHANDALVLVDNSIMSPVLSRPLELGADIVMHSATKFIAGHSDVMAGVLAVKGERLAKELYFLQNAEGSGLAPFDCWICLRGIKTMALRVEKQQDNAQKIAEFLSSHPLIKKVNYAGLPTHPGRSLHYSQAKGAGSVLSFLTGSLALSKHIVETTKYFAITVSFGSVKSLISMPCFMSHASIPAEVREARGLTEDLIRISVGIEDVNDLIADLDYALRTGPI